A genomic region of Miscanthus floridulus cultivar M001 chromosome 3, ASM1932011v1, whole genome shotgun sequence contains the following coding sequences:
- the LOC136543170 gene encoding putative disease resistance protein RGA1 codes for MNIINVPKTIGVISGLNECANLFQWITSAISSLKPQCKETQKEKLQGDVRQLQSDLQCLSDTLSAMYNLIDRAEWKIHDHCIADLLSKLKDAVYDAEDLLDEFRWYEKKVSVEGNAIIVEPIIDFFHSVTRGSFNKVTDIQKRLNHLSRQLEKMGLLQAVPRFDKSFRPETTTFPIEPEIFGRDNEREKLIRMLGVPTDNNTGPSRRKRKRNGVCSSASKYQVCATVDSTEATKMSIAAVLPIVGIGGVGKTTLAQDICNNSKVKGHFDLIIWICVSDDFDVKRLTKEAIEQTYGEVLENGNLNSLQLALANSVNKKRFLIVLDDMWDVNEQDWKRFCAPFKSLCQGSMMLVTTRTLKVADVVRTMEPFPLEGLNTGIFWKFFKLCVFGSDSSNNDPELEQIGKEILPKLRGSPLAAKTLGRLLGMCLDLAHWDRVLKSQLWKFIQEETDVLPALRLSYIYLPFHLKKCFSFCAVYPKDYKFGKEELVEIWAAEGLVEHQPNIPLQQDECFVIKDTKDLPKIPRNVRHLSKLRTLLCDLSLKSKTGNTVMEKWCAELLCMCVMIFYAKKWEIDDIPSGFRMLINLQKFESVKYQFHHIHSVDISECSTKDGQTLPETPNLPSVPTFAVGKISGT; via the exons ATGAACATAATCAACGTACCGAAGACCATTGGAGTCATTAGCGGCCTCAATGAGTGCGCCAATTTGTTCCAGTGGATTACATCGGCCATTTCATCTCTGAAACCCCAGTGCAAAGAAACGCAGAAGGAAAAACTTCAAGGAGACGTACGGCAGTTGCAGAGTGATCTTCAATGCCTTAGTGATACTCTATCAGCAATGTACAACCTCATTGACCGTGCAGAGTGGAAGATCCATGATCATTGTATAGCTGACCTCCTTTCAAAACTCAAAGATGCAGTGTATGATGCGGAAGATCTTCTAGATGAGTTCAGATGGTATGAGAAAAAGGTTTCAGTAGAGGGCAATGCGATCATAGTGGAACCTATCATTGATTTCTTTCATAGTGTCACTCGGGGTAGCTTCAACAAGGTGACTGATATTCAGAAGAGGCTCAATCATCTTTCTAGACAGCTTGAGAAAATGGGCTTGCTTCAAGCAGTTCCACGGTTTGACAAATCATTCAGGCCTGAGACCACGACTTTCCCCATTGAGCCAGAGATTTTTGGTCGTGATAACGAAAGGGAGAAGCTGATAAGAATGCTTGGTGTACCAACAGATAATAACACAGGTCCTTCTAGACGCAAGAGGAAAAGAAATGGAGTTTGTTCATCAGCAAGCAAGTACCAAGTCTGTGCTACCGTTGACAGTACTGAAGCAACAAAAATGAGTATTGCAGCAGTTTTGCCAATTGTTGGAATTGGGGGTGTCGGAAAAACGACCTTGGCTCAAGATATTTGCAACAATTCAAAAGTGAAAGGTCACTTTGACCTGATAATTTGGATTTGTGTATCGGATGATTTTGATGTCAAGAGGTTAACTAAAGAAGCCATAGAACAAACTTATGGGGAAGTGCTAGAAAATGGTAATTTGAATTCTCTTCAGCTTGCTCTTGCAAATAGCGTGAACAAGAAAAGATTCTTAATTGTCCTTGATGACATGTGGGATGTAAATGAGCAGGACTGGAAGCGCTTCTGTGCACCTTTCAAAAGTTTATGTCAAGGAAGCATGATGCTTGTCACCACTAGGACTCTGAAGGTTGCTGATGTAGTGCGTACGATGGAACCCTTTCCCTTAGAGGGTTTGAACACAGGTATCTTTTGGAAGTTCTTTAAACTTTGTGTGTTTGGATCTGATAGCTCCAACAATGATCCTGAGTTAGAACAGATTGGTAAGGAAATACTCCCAAAGTTGAGAGGCTCTCCTTTAGCCGCAAAAACTCTTGGACGGCTGTTAGGAATGTGCCTTGACCTAGCACACTGGGATAGGGTTCTTAAGAGTCAGCTGTGGAAGTTTATACAAGAGGAGACCGACGTTTTGCCAGCTCTTCGGTTGAGCTACATCTATTTACCATTTCATTTAAAGAAATGCTTCTCGTTCTGTGCTGTGTACCCAAAAGATTACAAATTTGGAAAGGAAGAATTAGTTGAAATCTGGGCGGCAGAAGGCTTAGTGGAACATCAACCTAACATTCCACTTCAAC AGGATGAGTGCTTCGTAATAAAAGACACTAAGGATCTTCCAAAGATACCTCGGAATGTCCGCCATCTGTC AAAGCTGCGCACCCTACTGTGCGACCTCTCTTTGAAGAGTAAAACTGGCAATACTGTGATGGAGAAATGGTGTGCTGAACTTTTGTGCATGTGTGTCATG ATATTTTATGCTAAGAAATGGGAGATTGATGACATTCCTAGTGGCTTTCGTATGCTGATCAATCTGCAGAAATTTGAATCAGTGAAATATCAATTTCATCATATACACTCAGTGGATATTAGTGAATGTTCAACTAAAGATGGGCAGACACTACCGGAAACAcctaatttgccgagtgtccccacctTTGCCGTGGGCAAGATTTCGGGCACTTAG